The genomic region TTATTAACGAAATATATCAACGGTGTTTGAAAATGCAGTTTTTAAGAGTTAATACAAGTTTAAGTTTATTTTCCATAAGTTTTACAGTAGCTTTTATTGTAGTATTATttgtaagataaaaattttaacagTTGAAAAAAATAATTGGTTGAAAAAGTTGGTGCTTATGAAATTAAAAATTACTTAAATACTCTTTATATATGATAATTATgtatcatatatgtttatttgtcttTCATATCAACATATATTGCTAGGTTTAGCTACAAGGTAATTTCTCCAAACTCATCTCAAAAAGTAAATTTGGTGATTTAACCCATTCAATTTAGTATAACCTCGCAAATACATTAGATATTGATGGGATTTACACGCCATCTAATTATATGTGCATACCACAGAGTTAGTACATTAACTACTACAAAATGGATTAGTAGTTGATGTCATGACATCCTCACAAAAGTTCGCGGAGTGCATATTTCACTAGCAACACTTTTTAtagtcagtgttgtaaatctcccgagatctcctctgagatctcgtttttagaaggcaatcgagacgagatgttcatctcccgagagttctcggtcaacggggtcaaacttagttaaagccacgatttctcggatttttttgctaatttgtaagattttcttgtaaaattcgtaatttctaagattttctcgctcatttctcggatatttttgtaaaatctcgtaaaaacgtatataaatatacatatatttatgttttttatgtatatttttattaaaaaaactataaagtcaacgtaagttaaCGTCCgaaatctccccgagatccgaaatCTCCAACCTTGCTTGTAGTGACCAATAAAAAGGTCGGAAACGATCACATAATAACTTAGTTAGGTCGCGTACAATAAAAAATAGTTAGGTCGCGTACAATAAAAAATAGCTGATTACGCAAAAAAATAAAATCGGAGTAAAATCGGAAGAACAAAGAAAAAAATGCATACATGTAAATGTTCATAGTAGATGAAGTGTCATATTCAGATCTTTAGCACGTCATATTTGGCATGAGTTCATACACTAAAAAAGTTATACATACAGTGGCGGATCTAGGAAAATTTTTCATCGGggacaaattttttttaaaacgtaaGGATGTTTTTTTcacaaaatatagaggttttggggcaaaatatagagtttttttttAGCATAATTTAGAGGTTTTTGaacaaaatacgaaggttttggggcaaaaaaaattcTACCGGAGGCAAAATCGAAAAACTGAAAAAGtttgcactaaaatttcgaaatccacccCCCCCCATCTTTTATCAAATATTGAAtatttacaaattatatatatatatatatatatatatatatatatatatatatatatatatatatgtatatatatatatatatatatatatatatatatatatatatagtaacttaattattttgttcattagtttacctttttaatttcaattgattaaattgtattttattatttcaaattaattatatatacttttgtttatgtttatatatgtattacTAGGATTACGAGATGGCAAATCGCAATCGCCAAATGGGAAATTAAGATAGGGCAATATGTTCATggctaaaaattattatttaaaaaaaaaaaaaaaaaaaaaaaaaaaaaaaagaagaagaagaagaacaaattGACTTTtcaaggtttaattaattaaaggtaatgatatgtacacaaccaataTTTACACGTACACAACTAAATATGCTTTACAGTATTGTACAGTACAATACTATAATATAAAGCATGTTTAGTTGTGTATATGTGAAAAATAGTTGCGTACATAATCACTCCTCTTTAATTAAGGATAATGTCATATGGGGAATCCATCAAAAAAACGGAAATCATATGAAAGAGAAACGTAAAGCATACGTCTTAATCGCATTCAATTAAATTCTAAATAATTGTTAATTTTTATTAACGAAATATATCAACGGTGTTTGAAAATGCAGTTTTTAAGAGTTAATACAAGTTTAAGTTTATTTTCCATAAGTTTTACAGTAGCTTTTATTGTAGTATTATttgtaagataaaaattttaacagTTGAAAAAAATAATTGGTTGAAAAAGTTGGTGCTTATGAAATTAAAAATTACTTAAATACTCTTTATATATGATAATTATgtatcatatatgtttatttgtcttTCATATCAACATATATTGCTAGGTTTAGCTACAAGGTAATTTCTCCAAACTCATCTCAAAAAGTAAATTTGGTGATTTAACCCATTCAATTTAGTATAACCTCGCAAATACATTAGATATTGATGGGATTTACACGCCATCTAATTATATGTGCATACCACAGAGTTAGTACATTAACTACTACAAAATGGATTAGTAGTTGATGTCATGACATCCTCACAAAAGTTCGCGGAGTGCATATTTCACTAGCAACACTTTTTAtagtcagtgttgtaaatctcccgagatctcctctgagatctcgtttttagaaggcaatcgagacgagatgttcatctcccgagagttctcggtcaacggggtcaaacttagttaaagccacgatttctcggattttcttgctaatttgtaagattttcttgtaaaattcgtaatttctaagattttctcgctcatttctcggatatttttgtaaaatctcgtaaaaacgtatataaatatacatatatttatgttttttatgtatatttttattaaaaaaactataaagtcaacgtaagttaaCGTCCgaaatctccccgagatccgaaatCTCCAACCTTGCTTGTAGTGACCAATAAAAAGGTCGGAAACGATCACATAATAACTTAGTTAGGTCGCGTACAATAAAAAATAGTTAGGTCGCGTACAATAAAAAATAGCTGATTACGCAAAAAAATAAAATCGGAGTAAAATCGGAAGAACAAAGAAAAAAATGCATACATGTAAATGTTCATAGTAGATGAAGTGTCATATTCAGATCTTTAGCACGTCATATTTGGCATGAATTCATACACTAAAAAAGTTATACATACAGTGGCGGATCTAGGAAAATTTTTCATCGGggacaaattttttttaaaacgtaaGGATGTTTTTTTcacaaaatatagaggttttggggcaaaatatagagtttttttttAGCATAATTTAGAGGTTTTTGaacaaaatacgaaggttttggggcaaaaaaaattcTACCGGAggcaaaaaaaaactgaaaaagtttgcactaaaatttcgaaatccacccCCCCCTCCCTCCCTCCCTCCCTCCCTCCCTCTTTCTCCTCCAATACATTGGATCCGCCtctgtatacatacatatatgtcatCAACACCTTTAAAAACATGTGTTTGTGTAAATTTTGGAGAATATGTGACATGATAGATATGGAGAAAAGCACAAAACCAGTTAAGAATTGGCGTGATAAACCCGATTACTTTTGAACGGATCGAACGGGTTGAATAAGAAAAGGATATTTGAAAGAGAGCGCCTCGCAGCCTCCggaagcatgaacttgaaagtaccACCAAGTCTGTTTAAATGTGTACACTCTCAGTGTACAATGTTAACATGATTAGATTAGTTTTGTCATCGTAATGTTACAATCACTGTAATCGGCAAATCATAAATGCTTTGATGAAAAGTCACGTTTAAGCTCTTTACAAGTATAGACAATTACGGCTTTGACCACTTATGATCGCAAGTCTTTCTTCGGGCCACTAAATTTTCACTTAATGATGTGTTTATGTACAACTTCTAATTCAGTAAATAAAATTGTTCTTTTTTGTTACTTAGAAAGTTGATACACATCTCCAGATAGGCAGATACACAGAGGCGTCACGTCGATTTCAATTTTTTATATGAGCCGTGTTCAGTTATTAAAAAATAGGCCTTTAGTATACAAAAGTTCTAAATAATTGTAAGAATAATTCATTAAATACTAAAAAGTTAGGTTAAGTGTAAACATCATTTATAAAAATATTGTTCATAGTACTACATATTGTTGGATTATAGGTGCATTTATGGACCATGTGTAAGCGCATATGTTAAACACCCTCAAATTCGCCCCTGTAGATACAGAGTCAAATGGAAACAAAAGTTAAGAAAATTTAAATTTTGTCAACCCAAACCAAACTTTACTAAAAGGTTAGCTGTTTCGACCTGAATCCAATTTTTCCAATACCCAATCCACTAGACAACTCATCTTGTCTCATCTTGTCTAAATAACCGGCTCAAGTTCACAATGCCAAAGCCGTTAACAAAATGAACCATTATTTTTTATGCATTCTATTACCCCTAGCTATTTCCatagaagaaaataaataaaaatacattgGACGTAATCACTGTATTTATGTGAAGGTTCAAATTATATACACCTTTAACGAAGATACTTTAAATCGTTAGTTTCATTAGATGGTGGTAAGATGAACTTCCTAGAAACTTGTTGGTACCGAAACTCAAAGATCTATAATCTATTGCCTAATAAACTAGAGCTAAAGACACTTGTACCGATCCTAATATAGCATCGTAAAATATACTTAAACAACAAGGAAAGTGAAACTTGGGAAAAcatgaaaaatatataaaaacagataACCGTCATCAAAATAAAAAGAAGGTTTTGCCTTTGCCTTCTTTATAACAATTAAAATCAGCAGGCCAGCTGAACAGCATGGTACTAAATATCAACAGAAAACAAACCAATGGCTAATAAATCGTGAACACATGAAGCCAGGTAATCATGAACCGTATCTAGACAAGAGGAGGATATAGCTTTGCTTGCTGGCGAACCCTTTTCTTGTACTCCACAGTATCCTGCACAGATTATATTTGCACAAATCAGATCAGAAATAACGACATAAGTTATAGTGACAGATATGAAACATTCATTACCTGAATAAAGAGATGATATCCCTCAGTTTGAGCAGGATCGGCAGGGTTAGGTGAGTCCAATAGATCCTGAATGCCAACTAGGATTTGCTTGACGGTGATTGCTGGTCTCCAACCCTGTAACAGATTAACAGATAtgcattaaaaaattattaaataaCGGTCTAACAATTCTTATAATAGATTGATAAAGATATAGAGTTCATACACTGTCTTCATTGAGGATTGACAGACAAACAGTTCCAGATGGGTAAACATTAGGATGGAAGAACCCTTGGGGGAATTTGCACTTGGGTGGCTTACTTGGATAATCTTCGGTGAAATTGAGAGTAAGAGGGTAATAACCACCCTCCCAATCAGTCTGCAATGGCAGCATATAAAGAATGATACAAAGTTGAACCAAAATTATTTCACCAATAAAAAGTTGAAACAAGAGTTTCATTATATGAGTTCACATTAATCTTCGGGGTTTAGAAACAATTTACAAAAATTTTTGAGGTAAGAAGGGATGAGCAGAAAGAAACATATTCCTCACTCCCACGCTCAAGCTACCATTGTCATAAAGATCAAATTCTGACATTCAATAAAACATGTTAGCTGATTACTGTATGTATGTTTTTCTAGTCTAAAAGTATCGCCCTGTCTTTTATTAGTCCATcccatatataaataataaaaagttgtcagGTTTTCCCTattcgggttacccgggaagggcgagtaatccCCCATAAATAAAGGATAAAAACCAAAAATGAAAGTGTGCCACAAATGAAGGTTTAACTGATAAAATATAATGATCATCATACGGTCTTGTTGGTATTCTATCTTCACGAGCTTAAACTGATACATGTTGCCAGTGGCGAATCTAGGGTCAAAACTCAAAGGGGTCTCTACGTGGGCTAACTATATTTTAGTAGTTGTTTACCTCAAAAAACCCATATATTCGAGTATCATGTAGGGTCCTATTATTAGAttcagtggtgtcctatacaatttgaatgatattttgtaaaaaaaattctCAAAAGTAGTGTGTCACATGACACACCATTTAACATGTAGCATCGCCACTGCAAGTTGCCATGTTGGTTCACGAATATTGACTACCAACATCCATAATTTGACAACATGTACAGTCACCTACACGATGTTCGTGATAAAATACAGGAAGAAAACTGACATAAACCAATCAAGAACCTACAAATATGGTTAACACCGCTGCCATGACAAGAAAAAGGAACATAGATGAGTCACACAAAAATAAAAGGTATTGTATCATATAGCATACAATGACCAAGAAATCAAAGAAACCAAcacagcaacagcaacaacaacaacaacaacaacaacaacaacaacaacaaaaaaaaaaaaaaaaaaaaaccaaagtgCAACAACAATCCAGTTACTTAATATGTTTCACTAATACTTCTATTATGTCCCTGTGATGGTATCATGGTGGTTGGGGGACATGCAACAATAAAgtggaggtcatgggttcaatcccAGCCCCATGTCCCTTTAAACATGAGTTACACGATTTCCTCTCACATGTTGGCCGACCGGTCAGTGTGGGGCCGCCAGAGAGTCTGTTTTACCCTTTTTGTTTAATCTTCTATTATGAATTTGCAATTACAATCAGTATTCCCCAAATCCCCTCTTAGGACTCCAGTTAGTAGCTATCAACTATCTATACATTATGCGTCTCCTTGACCACTTCCCATAGTTGACAATGTCAATTCATCTTCTGGTAGTTGAGCAACTTTCACTACTATTGTTATAAGCAGCTGATTACTAGAAAAGCATATTTAGATATT from Rutidosis leptorrhynchoides isolate AG116_Rl617_1_P2 chromosome 9, CSIRO_AGI_Rlap_v1, whole genome shotgun sequence harbors:
- the LOC139866102 gene encoding SUMO-conjugating enzyme SCE1-like codes for the protein MSGGIARGRLTEERKSWRKNHPHGFVAKPESLPDGTVNLMVWQCTIPGKVGTDWEGGYYPLTLNFTEDYPSKPPKCKFPQGFFHPNVYPSGTVCLSILNEDSGWRPAITVKQILVGIQDLLDSPNPADPAQTEGYHLFIQDTVEYKKRVRQQAKLYPPLV